Genomic segment of Benincasa hispida cultivar B227 chromosome 1, ASM972705v1, whole genome shotgun sequence:
GGATGCATGCACTAAGAAGCATGACATTATTTTTTGTAGAGTACCAATATTAGATAtttacacctgtctcttatacacatctagatgtgtataagagacaggacatTATTTTTTGTAGAGTACCAATATTAGATATTTACACTCTCCGGCATGTGTCCATATACACAATCTCACACGTGAAAATGTTTAACATCTCAACTTTATTTAAGGGCCTGACTTTTGTAAAGGCTAAGAGGTCATAGATTCATTCCATGGTGGTCAGTGGTCACCTACCTAagatttaatatcctacgagTTTCCTTGAAACCTGAATGTTGTAGCATCAAGCAAGTTGTCCCGTGAGATTAGTCATCAAGCACGTAAACTAGCCCAAACAATCATGAATAGTAAAAAATAAACTGCCCAACATATTGGCAACACATTTAAGGACGCAGTTCTATtgtttaaaaagaattaaattaaaataaaataaaataattagactCTACTCTaacttaaaagtataaaatgaggttaataaaaaaaatccactaaaagCGGAAACCAAAACTAGATATATTCAAAGATTAAAAGAGAAACGGCACTAGTTTGATTCTATTTTCAAGTTTGTTTGATAAAGATTATCAGATAATGGATATTATTGGTTAGTTCTCACCTTTGCAATGAACTGTATTGACTTTTTGACATCTAAACGTAAATATAAAGTTCGGTCTTTTAatatacaatatttaaattttgttaaaatacacacatgtatgtatgtgtatgtATGCACGTGTGTATAAAAAGAAACTAGTGAGTCCTAAACATGTCATGTATcctatttttttagaaattactATGTCGTGTTTGTGTTGAGCCGTATCCATGTGTTAGTCCATGTTTATGCCTTTTAATGCATGTGTGCATGCATAATTTGGAAACAGTTATGTTTTACTTACTCATCAACCCAATAATTGAATGATATGAATCTTGGAATGTGAGAAATTTTATCCCATTCTGGCTCTTCTTGGCGAAGCCTCAGCTCTTGGCAATTGAAACTGTGCAGTTCCTCCAATTTGGCGAGGCATCTCATGGCTTCTGGAAGCTCTCTCAATTTTCTGCAACCCTCAAGGTGCAAACTTTCCAATGAGGTAAGATTTCCTAACCACTCTGGCAGAGATTCAATGCCTTGAAATCCAACAATTTTCAAGTGCTTTAAGCCAGTTAGGTGTTGAAGCTCGTCAGGAAGTGTGCTTTCTGTACTACCAAAGTCTATCATTGCAAGATTTTCAAGAGACTTGAGATGCAAAAGAGGCCTAAAATCAAACCCCTCCATGAATCCTCCAACTGACAAACTTTTCAGGCAAGTGAGGCAGTGAAATCCTTTTGGCAAATTCTTTAAGCCACTAATTGTTAAAGACGAAAGATTATAAAATGCTTTTATATCTGGGGTTGATATGAGGTCAGGGTGGCCAGTAATAGATAATTCATTCACAGAAGTGTATGATTCTAGCTCATGAGATTGTATATTTATCCATCTTGTGTCAAATCCGATCTTGCATTTCAGAATATCAGTGAGCCACTCAATGGTTGGAAAGGATTTCAAGTGAAGGTAATACCAAACCTTAAACTCCTCAAGAGATGAAAGATTACCACGTAGCTCCTCGGGCAAACCACTCAGGTTGCCAGAGTGTATAATGCCAAGTAGCTTAAATGTCTGAAGAGTAATCTGCGAAATTGGATTGTTGACATCATCAATTTCTAATGTCCTGAGAGTTGAGAAGTAATCGGGAGCAATTTCCAATCTAGGACAGTCGAGAATTTTCAACTCTTCAAGGCAAGGAAAAACTGCAACTTCTGATGGCACTGCTGCTTCATCCCAACGTACTAGATTCTCCATGTCTAAAAGATGAAATCTTTTCAGTTTTGGAAACAAATTTCTCGATTCATATTCATTCCCATAGAATTCCATCCCTATACGTTTTAGATTGTGTAATCCATAAATCTCAAGAACCTTAAGATTGGGCAAATGTCCTAATGTTGGAATTCTACAACATCGGCTGcaattttttagagaaatctTCACCAAATTTTCAACAAAAGTAAGATTTGGTAAAAGTTCTCCCATAAAGGCTTCAACTGTCAAGTATTGAAGATTTCTGTGTGGTTGAAGTCCTTCTAAAACAGAAATGTCATGGTTATCATTAACTTCTCTTTGATCATTCCATACCAGTTTCAATTTGTATACCTTATCTTTTTTCACCAACTCTGCCCCCATGGCTTCCTCCTTATTTCTTACTAATTCAAGATTGTAAAGCTTTAATTTACCTCTGAGATTTCTCAAGTATCCAAGCTCTTCTATATGGGAACCCTTCTTCGTTCCAACAACAAAAAAAGGCATGGACTGAAGATCAACCAACCTACCTAAATA
This window contains:
- the LOC120081722 gene encoding putative disease resistance protein RGA3 isoform X2, giving the protein MGGLGKTTVAKAVFNHEFVKAHFDETIWVCVTATFDDKKILRAILESLTNVPSGLDSMDAILRRLQKKLEGKRYFLVLDDVWNENVKLWNNLKSLLLKITNSIGNRVLVTTRSEEAGKIMETFPIYHLEKLSDDECWSIFKERVSASGLTLIQEFETFKNKLAKQFGGIPLVAKVLGGAALFTQRTETWLMSTLETLVMNPLQNENDVLSILRLSVDHLPNPSLKQCFAYFSNFPKGFNFEKEQLIQFWMAEGFIQPSDKVSPETMEDIGEKYFNILLARSLFQDIVKDENGKITHFKMHHLLHDLAYSVSKCEALGSDLIGLVDDVPRIRQLSLIGYEQNVTLPPRRSMEKLRSLFLDRDVFGQQILNFKHLRVLNMSLCEIHYLPTSIGRLKHLRYLDVSNNMIKKLPKSIVKLYKLQTLRLGCFCGESPKKFRKLISLRHFYMNVKRPTTRHMPSYLGRLVDLQSMPFFVVGTKKGSHIEELGYLRNLRGKLKLYNLELVRNKEEAMGAELVKKDKVYKLKLVWNDQREVNDNHDISVLEGLQPHRNLQYLTVEAFMGELLPNLTFVENLVKISLKNCSRCCRIPTLGHLPNLKVLEIYGLHNLKRIGMEFYGNEYESRNLFPKLKRFHLLDMENLVRWDEAAVPSEVAVFPCLEELKILDCPRLEIAPDYFSTLRTLEIDDVNNPISQITLQTFKLLGIIHSGNLSGLPEELRGNLSSLEEFKVWYYLHLKSFPTIEWLTDILKCKIGFDTRWINIQSHELESYTSVNELSITGHPDLISTPDIKAFYNLSSLTISGLKNLPKGFHCLTCLKSLSVGGFMEGFDFRPLLHLKSLENLAMIDFGSTESTLPDELQHLTGLKHLKIVGFQGIESLPEWLGNLTSLESLHLEGCRKLRELPEAMRCLAKLEELHSFNCQELRLRQEEPEWDKISHIPRFISFNYWVDENQQRIQFKVCHKPS